A region from the Corticium candelabrum chromosome 14, ooCorCand1.1, whole genome shotgun sequence genome encodes:
- the LOC134190110 gene encoding protein Dok-7-like — protein MTETVLKEGFIKHRQKPKKWKSRYAVLRKVSPVTDRLRMVLYKDQMNSIAHEGKEKAVVQLDEFCGLEAGLKVDSERHVVAIVTSNETHCLAFRNEVEMRQWADVLRDHLGLEWVFQVNVAQKHKLLKQGMAQLRFCVNFVSITAGNPPVCQGIWQLSHLRKYGGSEMSFSFEAGSQAMGGEGVYCVETKYGNQIKELLDCVAQHKPLPRPESLHSRTSADRSSTVRDFYVNVPAFAGKKDVDSRTPVPLSAVSSPVRVDATYTNMPSPGASSYQNVVMDVDPGSQGTRPSMREALPSLAYENTDMVRVYRHVDQVPGAMSYVNVGNKRGSRTSSRHSASSSTLPATLSPGAEAQLNYIPVQPVVGSPKGRQRFPLQAKKSTTIEYTEVDIAKTQALNASVKQHDLLREQSLSQIKS, from the exons ATGACTGAGACGGTTCTGAAAGAAGGCTTCATCAAGCATCGTCAGAAACCGAAGAAA TGGAAAAGCCGTTATGCCGTGCTGCGAAAGGTGTCTCCAGTCACAG ATCGCCTGCGGATGGTTCTCTACAAGGACCAGATGAACTCTATTGCTCACGAGGGTAAGGAGAAGGCCGTCGTTCAACTGGACGAATTCTGTGGGCTCGAGGCCGGTCTGAAAGTCGATTCGGAGCGACACGTCGTGGCCATTGTGACGAGCAACGAGACACATTGCCTGGCTTTCCGCAATGAAGTCGAGATGCGTCAGTGGGCTGACGTGCTGAGAGACCACCTTGGGCTCG AATGGGTTTTCCAAGTCAACGTTGCTCAAAAGCACAAGCTCCTCAAACAAGGAATGGCCCAGTTGCGATTCTGCGTCAACTTTGTTTCGATCACGGCTGGGAATCCGCCCGTGTGCCAAGGTATCTGGCAGTTATCCCATCTTCGTAAGTACGGAGGCTCTGAGATGAGTTTTTCGTTTGAGGCCGGGAGCCAAGCAATGGGGGGAGAAGGAGTATACTGTGTTGAAACAAAATACGGCAATCAGATCAAGGAACTTTTAGACTGTGTGGCACAGCATAAGCCGCTTCCTCGGCCGGAGAGTCTTCACAGCAGGACGTCGGCGGACAGATCCAGCACGGTTCGAGATTTCTACGTGAATGTGCCTGCTTTTGCGGGAAAGAAAGATGTCGATTCGCGTACTCCTGTGCCTTTGTCTGCCGTGTCGTCGCCAGTGAGGGTGGATGCGACATACACAAATATGCCGTCGCCTGGAGCTTCGTCATATCAGAATGTCGTCATGGATGTTGATCCTGGAAGTCAAGGGACACGTCCATCAATGCGAGAAGCATTGCCGTCGTTGGCGTACGAAAACACCGACATGGTAAGAGTATACAGACACGTGGATCAAGTGCCTGGTGCGATGTCGTACGTCAACGTTGGTAACAAACGTGGTTCCCGAACTTCGAGCCGACATTCCGCCTCGTCGTCCACATTACCGGCTACACTGTCTCCCGGTGCTGAGGCACAGCTAAATTATATCCCCGTCCAACCGGTTGTTGGCTCTCCGAAGGGCCGACAACGTTTCCCTTTGCAAGCAAAGAAATCGACTACTATTGAATATACAGAGGTGGATATCGCAAAGACACAGGCACTCAATGCGTCAGTCAAGCAGCACGATCTATTGAGAGAACAGAGTTTAAGCCAGATCAAATCGTAA
- the LOC134190385 gene encoding probable asparagine--tRNA ligase, mitochondrial — LWGDDLQSEHERHLVKYCGNTPVFVTDFPGSLKPFYARDNGDSTAATVDLLVPTVGEVANGSLREERFSILKDRMKRKGFGDQYDWYLDLARFGAMSHGGFGLGFDRYVQYILGLENIRDVIPFPKFVGSCRY; from the exons TTGTGGGGAGATGATCTTCAGAGTGAGCATGAAAGACACCTTGTCAAATACTGTGGGAATACACCTGTCTTTGTGACCGACTTTCCTGGAAGCCTCAAGCCATTCTATGCTCGAGATAATGGAGATTCAACA GCAGCAACTGTTGACTTACTTGTTCCTACTGTGGGAGAGGTAGCTAATGGCAGTTTACGTGAAGAACGATTCTCCATTCTGAAAGATCGAATGAAGAG GAAAGGATTTGGTGATCAATACGATTG GTATCTCGACTTGGCTCGATTTGGAGCAATGTCACATGGTGGATTTGGACTAGGGTTTGATCGTTATGTACAATATATATTAGGACTAGAAAATATCAGAGATGTCATTCCATTTCCTAAATTTGTTGGTTCATGCAGATACTGA
- the LOC134189587 gene encoding vesicle-associated membrane protein 7-like yields the protein MPILYSVVARGTTVLARFASCTGNFAEVAEQILKSIAPENAKLTYTHASYLFHYVSEDGIVYLCITDDDFQRSTAFIFLDDIKTRFVRQYGTRAQTALPFAMDSEFSRVLSSRMKYYSEGRRGDQMTQVQDQLDELKGIMVKNIDLVANRGEKLELLVDKTEDLSQSAMTFKKSSRNLSRAMCLKNFKITAIIIVVVLVIIFFIIVAACGGFSFKKCK from the exons ATGCCAATCTTATACAGCGTCGTTGCGCGCGGGACGACGGTTCTTGCTCGTTTTGCGAGCTGTACGGGCAATTTCGCCGAGGTTGCTGAGCAAATATTGAAGAGCATCGCACCGGAGAACGCCAAGTTGACGTATACGCATGCGAG CTACTTGTTTCACTACGTTTCCGAAGATGGAATCGTCTACTTGTGCATCACAGATGAT GATTTTCAGAGGTCGACTGCTTTTATCTTTCTTGATGATATAAAAACGAG ATTTGTGAGACAGTATGGCACAAGAGCTCAAACTGCTTTACCGTTTGCTATGGACAGTGAGTTTTCTCGAGTGTTGTCATCTAGAATG AAATATTACTCTGAAGGTCGAAGAGGTGACCAGATGACTCAAGTACAAGATCAACTAGACGAACTAAAGGGAATCATGGTCAAGAACATTG ATTTAGTAGCAAACAGAGGAGAAAAGCTTGAGCTGTTGGTTGACAAGACGGAGGATCTAAGCCAAAGT GCAATGACTTTCAAGAAGAGTAGTCGAAACCTTTCGAGAGCCATGTGCTTGAAGAATTTCAAGATTACCGCCATTATTATTGTTGTCGTTTTG GTTATCATTTTCTTCATTATTGTAGCTGCTTGTGGTGGCTTCAGCTTCAAAAAGTGCAAGTAG
- the LOC134189648 gene encoding phospholipid-transporting ATPase VD-like produces MSLGEAARSGQTYGSMDATSDDAHMHVEEDIERLVRPNVTPVSEQETSQYPSNRIRTSKYTILTFLPKNLFEQFHRLANFYFLAIVVLNFIPQLNVFGKELAMLPLLFVLSVTAAKDIFEDRRRYLLDKEVNHRRCLVYSSSLKQFVQKAWQDVKVGDMVKLDRDAIVPADLLLLWSSEKDNTCYVETANLDGESNLKQRHCPKGFRNQGDQFDPGAVDLEICCGEPDNKIYHFNGKGILTNGSTVALDSSNLLLRSCVLRNTKSVVGLVLYAGHDTKAMRNNSGTPYKRSKLERMMNTDILWCIVILLVLCLTGAIGDTIWLTTHDYKNVIYLGWTDADRSAVYDGFLRFWSFIIVLQIIIPISLYVSVEIVKLAQVFFMQLDVKMYHQESDTPLCCRALNISEDLGQTEYLFSDKTGTLTENKMVFRKCSIVGAVYGHSGSISDGDEQSEDVQEKETPITSKSESEKILIDNLLQEQLCESQDATDSPLILSEEQEFMVILATCNTVAVAHTSSENQVSNVDCDFTDSGNTEGEEIVYEAENPDEAALVNAAKAYGVTLQSRTLDSLTVDLLGFGCRKYQLLHVLSFTSERKRMSVILQNSLTQEIVLYCKGADSVIYNLLKREAFYPPSIDRSSARMPRQKSTEALAEVTQRHLDGFARLGLRTLCIAKRVIKQQEYSVWLKQREAAEQALSNREVLLDKSASAIEHSLELIGATGIEDRLQDGVPETISALRDAGLVVWVLTGDKQETAISVAFASQLFDTGMEIIRLNATTKDDCQELLKIRRKELKSHLFHMSDVTMPNGVGENIVGSNNTSCNTRQPLRTGLVIDGQTLEFALDDDLKDDFLELAKACHSVVCCRSTPIQKAAVVELVKEKEHVVCMAVGDGANDVSMIQMAHVGVGIAGNEGMQAVMASDFSIARFKFLRRLLLVHGHWSYDRLANMILYFFYKNAVYVFLLFWYQIYCGWSSVVPVEQFYLYLYNLVFTSLPPMVVGAVDQDISDDMLLRYPSLYSQGRKSKSYSRVLFALNILDALWQSLVMFFVSLLAYYGSNVGRLEFGTTQNTACVLTVLLHLAVEMHYWTWVHHFTMWGSMVVYFAWALFYDGLFQYPGPDNAYWVMEHTIATGNFWFCVILTPAIALTPRILANTIKRLFFPTLVQQAEQAVGYLSGELVTTSLSTNPDGIASVIPLSEDPAHIQHEESRVSII; encoded by the exons ATGTCATTGGGGGAGGCGGCAAGAAGTGGTCAAACCTACGGCAGCATGGATGCGACATCAGATGATGCACATATGCATGTCGAGGAGGACATTGAGCGTCTAGTCCGACCAAATGTGACTCCAGTGAGCGAGCAGGAAACGAGTCAATATCCTTCCAATCGCATTCGTACGTCCAAGTACACAATATTGACGTTCTTGCCCAAGAATCTGTTCGAGCAGTTTCACCGTCTAGCCAACTTTTACTTCCTGGCTATTGTCGTTCTCAATTTCATTCCTCAACTCAACGTTTTCGGAAAGGAATTGGCCATGTTGCCACTgctttttgtcttgtctgtgacTGCGGCAAAGGATATCTTTGAAGACCGACGTCGATATCTGTTGGATAAGGAAGTGAATCACAGACGCTGTTTGGTATACAGCAG CTCTTTGAAGCAGTTTGTTCAGAAAGCCTGGCAGGATGTTAAAGTGGGTGACATGGTGAAATTGGATCGAGATGCGATTGTACCTGCTGATCTACTGCTGTTATGGTCAAGTGAAAAGGACAACACATGCTACGTAGAGACGGCAAACTTGGATGGAGAGTCAAATCTCAAGCAGCGTCATTGCCCTAAAGGATTTAGAAATCAG GGTGACCAATTCGATCCAGGAGCAGTTGATCTGGAAATTTGCTGTGGAGAACCAGACAACAAGATATACCATTTCAACGGAAAGGG CATTTTGACTAATGGCTCAACAGTGGCTTTAGACTCAAGCAACTTGCTGCTTCGGAGTTGTGTGTTGAGGAACACTAAATCTGTTGTTGGTTTGGTGTTATATGCAG GTCATGATACTAAAGCCATGAGAAACAACAGTGGAACACCATACAAGAGAAGCAAACTAGAAAGAATGATGAACACCGACATTTTGTGGTGTATTGTGATTCTTTTGGTTCTTTGCTTAACAGGAGCTATTG GTGATACTATATGGTTGACTACTCATGATTACAAGAATGTGATATATCTGGGATGGACAGATGCTGATCGTTCGGCCGTTTATGATGGATTTTTGAGATTTTGGTCTTTTATCATAGTCTTACAG ATTATTATTCCTATTTCACTTTATGTGTCAGTTGAGATTGTAAAGCTTGCTCAAGTCTTTTTCATGCAACTGGATGTCAAAATGTACCACCAAGAGTCAGACACTCCTCTTTGCTGTCGAGCATTAAACATTAGTGAGGATTTGGGCCAGACTGAGTATCTATTCAGCGACAAGACTGGGACCCTGACAGAGAACAAGATGGTATTTAGAAAATGCTCAATAGTGGGAGCAGTGTATGGACATTCAGGATCTATTAGTG ATGGTGATGAGCAAAGTGAAGACGTTCAGGAAAAAGAAACGCCTATTACCAGCAAGAGTGAAAGTGAAAAAATACTAATTGATAATCTATTGCAAGAGCAGTTGTGTGAGTCACAGGATGCAACGGATAGCCCATTGATTTTATCTGAAGAACAGGAATTTATGGTCATATTGGCTACTTGTAATACTGTAGCAGTAGCACACACATCCAGCGAAAATCAGGTCAGCAATGTAGACTGTGACTTTACAGACTCGGGAAATACCGAAGGCGAAGAAATTGTATATGAAGCTGAGAATCCAGACGAAGCCGCTCTCGTCAATGCTGCAAAAGCTTATGGAGTGACTCTACAGTCTCGCACTCTCGATTCTCTCACTGTTGATCTCTTAGGCTTTGGTTGTAGGAAGTATCAGCTTCTTCACGTACTTTCATTTACTTCTGAACGGAAACGGATGTCAGTTATTTTGCAAAATTCATTGACACAAGAGATTGTTCTCTACTGTAAAGGTGCCGACTCTGTCATCTACAATCTATTGAAACGGGAAGCTTTTTATCCTCCAAGCATTGACAGAAGCAGTGCAAGAATGCCACGACAAAAGTCTACAGAGGCATTGGCAGAAGTTACGCAGAGACATCTTGATGGATTTGCAAGACTTGGGCTTAGAACTCTTTGCATTGCAAAACGG GTGATTAAGCAACAAGAGTATAGTGTGTGGCTAAAGCAACGAGAAGCAGCAGAACAAGCCTTGTCCAACAG AGAAGTGCTTCTTGACAAATCAGCATCTGCAATAGAGCACAGTTTAGAACTTATTGGAGCTACGGGTATTGAAGATCGTCTTCAAGACGGTGTTCCAGAGACCATAAGTGCGCTGAGAGATGCTGGTCTTGTCGTGTGGGTGTTGACAGGTGACAAGCAG GAAACTGCCATCAGTGTAGCGTTTGCTAGTCAGCTGTTTGACACGGGGATGGAGATCATTAGACTAAATGCAACAACTAAG GATGATTGTCAGGAGCTCTTGAAGATAAGGAGAAAGGAGTTAAAGTCTCATCTTTTTCATATGTCAGATGTTACCATGCCAAATGGTGTTGG GGAGAACATTGTTGGCAGTAACAACACTTCTTGTAACACGAGGCAACCACTGAGGACTGGGTTGGtgattgatggacaaacactaGAGTTCGCACTTGACGATGATCTCAAGGATGATTTCTTGGAGCTCGCTAAAGCCTGCCATTCTGTAGTTTGCTGTCGTTCTACTCCAATCCAAAAG GCTGCTGTTGTAGAGTTGGTGAAAGAGAAGGagcatgtggtgtgtatgGCAGTGGGGGATGGTGCCAATGATGTGAGTATGATTCAGATGGCTCATGTAGGAGTTGGAATAGCAG GCAACGAAGGAATGCAAGCAGTTATGGCAAGTGATTTCAGCATTGCTCGTTTCAAGTTTCTCAGACGTCTACTGCTTGTGCATGGCCATTGGAGTTACGACAGACTGGCCAACATGATTCTTTATTTTTTCTACAAGAATGCT GTATATGTATTCTTGTTGTTTTGGTATCAGATCTATTGTGGGTGGTCAAGTGTAGTTCCTGTTGAGCAGTTCTATCTGTACTTGTACAATCTTGTGTTTACATCTCTACCTCCGATGGTTGTtggtgcagttgatcaagataTTAGCGATGACATGCTGTTGCGATATCCAAGTTTGTATAGTCAAGGCAGAAAATCAAAG TCCTATAGTAGGGTTCTGTTTGCCTTGAATATTCTCGATGCTCTCTGGCAGAGTCTAGTCATGTTTTTCGTTTCACTCCTT GCATACTATGGCAGCAACGTTGGCCGATTAGAGTTTGGAACGACTCAGAACACGGCCTGTGTCTTGACAGTCTTACTCCATCTTGCGGTCGAAATGCATTACTGG ACGTGGGTGCATCACTTCACGATGTGGGGTAGTATGGTTGTATACTTTGCGTGGGCTCTGTTTTACGACGGACTTTTCCAGTATCCCGGTCCGGATAATGCGTACTGGGTCATGGAGCATACGATTGCGACCGGTAACTTTTGGTTCTGTGTCATCTTGACTCCTGCTATTGCTTTGACGCCAAG GATTTTGGCTAACACAATAAAAAGACTTTTCTTTCCAACACTTGTTCAGCAGGCCGAGCAGGCAGTTGGTTACCTTTCGGGAGAGCTGGTGACGACGAGTCTTTCGACCAATCCTGATGGTATCGCTAGTGTTATTCCTCTGTCTGAGGATCCCGCACATATACAACACGAAGAATCTAGAGTATCaataatttga